A window of the Streptomyces sp. JB150 genome harbors these coding sequences:
- a CDS encoding M1 family metallopeptidase has protein sequence MPLTPCTRAPRRLKAALLASAVTVCLVAAGTPPAPLGVGDRLFPYLGNPGYDVVSYDLSLAYSGANDKPLKAVTTIDAWTTEDLDHVNLDFARGTVESVRIDGEAAAYATAGEDLVITPEDPLPAGQWLRIVVRHTSEPVGRPDREGGWLRTADGLVMANQADAAHLVFPCNDHPSDKAMFTFRVTAPEGYTAVANGLPADVERADTATTWTYRTHHPMATELAQVSIGRSAVLHRTGPRGLPVRDVVPSAHREQLEPWLAKTPDQIAWMERKVGRYPFETYGLLLADASTGFALETQTLSLFERELFTDPAFPAWYVESIMVHELAHQWFGDSVTPRDWSDLWLNEGHATWYEALYAEEKAERPLQDRMKAAYRASDRWRAAGGPPAAPKAPRPGSRLGIFRPNVYDGAALILYALRQEIGRPAFERLERVWVTRHRDATAGTADFVRLASDIAGRDLTGFFQGWLYGEKTPPMPGHPDWTSQAPEGAGGK, from the coding sequence ATGCCGCTCACCCCCTGCACCCGCGCCCCCCGACGGCTGAAGGCGGCGCTGCTCGCCTCCGCCGTCACCGTCTGCCTCGTCGCCGCCGGCACCCCGCCGGCCCCGCTGGGCGTCGGGGACCGCCTCTTCCCGTACCTGGGGAACCCCGGCTACGACGTCGTGTCGTACGACCTGTCCCTGGCCTACTCCGGCGCCAACGACAAGCCGCTGAAGGCGGTCACCACGATCGACGCCTGGACCACCGAGGACCTGGACCACGTCAACCTCGACTTCGCGCGCGGCACCGTCGAGTCCGTGAGGATCGACGGCGAGGCCGCCGCGTACGCCACGGCCGGCGAGGACCTGGTGATCACGCCGGAGGACCCGCTGCCCGCCGGACAGTGGCTGCGCATCGTCGTACGGCACACCAGCGAGCCCGTGGGCCGGCCGGACCGCGAGGGCGGCTGGCTGCGGACCGCGGACGGCCTCGTCATGGCGAACCAGGCCGACGCCGCGCACCTGGTGTTCCCCTGCAACGACCACCCCTCGGACAAGGCCATGTTCACCTTCCGGGTGACCGCGCCCGAGGGGTACACGGCCGTCGCCAACGGGCTCCCGGCCGACGTCGAGCGCGCCGACACCGCGACCACCTGGACGTACCGCACCCACCACCCCATGGCCACCGAACTCGCCCAGGTCTCCATCGGCCGCTCCGCGGTGCTGCACCGCACCGGCCCGCGCGGGCTGCCGGTCCGGGACGTCGTCCCGAGCGCGCACCGCGAGCAGCTCGAACCGTGGCTGGCGAAGACGCCGGACCAGATCGCCTGGATGGAGCGCAAGGTCGGCCGGTACCCCTTCGAGACGTACGGCTTGCTTTTGGCCGACGCCTCCACCGGCTTCGCCCTGGAGACCCAGACGCTCTCCCTGTTCGAGAGGGAGCTGTTCACCGACCCCGCGTTCCCCGCGTGGTACGTCGAGTCGATCATGGTCCATGAGCTGGCGCACCAGTGGTTCGGCGACAGCGTCACCCCGCGCGACTGGTCCGACCTGTGGCTCAACGAGGGGCACGCGACCTGGTACGAGGCGCTGTACGCGGAGGAGAAGGCGGAGCGCCCCCTTCAGGACCGTATGAAGGCCGCCTACCGCGCCTCCGACCGCTGGCGCGCGGCCGGCGGGCCGCCCGCCGCACCCAAGGCGCCCAGGCCCGGCAGCCGCCTCGGCATCTTCCGCCCCAACGTCTACGACGGCGCCGCGCTGATCCTCTACGCCCTGCGCCAGGAGATCGGCCGTCCCGCCTTCGAGCGGCTGGAGCGGGTGTGGGTGACCCGGCACCGGGACGCCACGGCCGGCACGGCCGACTTCGTCCGGCTGGCCTCGGACATCGCCGGCCGCGACCTCACCGGCTTCTTCCAGGGCTGGCTCTACGGCGAGAAGACCCCGCCGATGCCCGGGCACCCGGACTGGACGTCGCAGGCTCCGGAGGGGGCGGGCGGGAAGTAA
- the hflX gene encoding GTPase HflX: MTSSSSPSQDTPRKRLAHDYPEGLRADALMEEDVAWSPEIDGERDGDQFDRSERAALRRVAGLSTELEDVTEVEYRQLRLERVVLVGVWTSGTVQDAENSLAELAALAETAGALVLDGVIQRRDKPDAATYIGSGKAEELREIVLETGADTVICDGELSPGQLIHLEDVVKVKVIDRTALILDIFAQHAKSREGKAQVALAQMQYMLPRLRGWGQSLSRQMGGGKGGGLATRGPGETKIETDRRRIREKMAKMRREIAEMKTGRDIKRQERRRHKVPSVAIAGYTNAGKSSLLNRLTGAGVLVENALFATLDPTVRRAETPSGRLYTLADTVGFVRHLPHHLVEAFRSTMEEVGDSDLILHVVDGSHPTPEEQLAAVREVIRDVGATGVPEIVVINKADAADPLTLQRLLRVEKRSIAVSARTGQGIKELLALIDAELPRPAVEIEALVPYTHGKLVARAHDEGEVISEEHTAEGTLLKVRVHEELAAELSPYAPAPAL; encoded by the coding sequence ATGACCTCCTCTTCTTCCCCTTCCCAGGACACCCCGCGCAAGCGCCTTGCGCACGACTACCCCGAGGGTCTTCGGGCCGATGCCCTGATGGAAGAGGACGTCGCCTGGAGCCCCGAGATCGACGGAGAGCGGGACGGCGACCAGTTCGACCGCTCCGAGCGCGCGGCTCTGCGCCGCGTCGCCGGCCTCTCCACCGAGCTCGAGGACGTCACCGAGGTCGAGTACCGCCAGCTCCGCCTGGAGCGGGTCGTGCTCGTCGGCGTCTGGACTTCGGGGACCGTGCAGGACGCGGAGAACTCCCTCGCGGAGCTGGCCGCCCTCGCCGAGACCGCGGGCGCGCTCGTGCTCGACGGCGTGATCCAGCGCCGCGACAAGCCCGACGCCGCCACCTACATCGGCTCCGGCAAGGCCGAGGAGCTGCGCGAGATCGTGCTCGAGACGGGCGCGGACACCGTCATCTGCGACGGTGAGCTCAGCCCCGGCCAGCTCATCCACCTCGAAGACGTCGTCAAGGTCAAGGTCATCGACCGTACGGCCCTGATCCTCGACATCTTCGCCCAGCACGCCAAGTCCCGAGAGGGCAAGGCGCAGGTCGCCCTCGCGCAGATGCAGTACATGCTGCCGCGGCTGCGCGGCTGGGGTCAGTCGCTGTCCCGGCAGATGGGCGGCGGCAAGGGCGGCGGACTCGCCACCCGTGGTCCCGGTGAAACCAAGATCGAGACGGACCGGCGGCGGATCCGCGAGAAGATGGCGAAGATGCGCCGGGAGATCGCGGAGATGAAGACCGGGCGCGACATCAAGCGCCAGGAGCGCCGGCGCCACAAGGTGCCCTCCGTCGCGATCGCGGGCTACACCAACGCCGGCAAGTCCTCGCTGCTCAACCGCCTCACCGGCGCGGGCGTCCTGGTCGAGAACGCCCTGTTCGCGACCCTGGACCCGACCGTGCGCCGGGCCGAGACCCCGAGCGGCCGGCTGTACACGCTGGCCGACACCGTCGGCTTCGTCCGGCACCTGCCGCACCACCTGGTCGAGGCGTTCCGCTCCACGATGGAGGAGGTCGGCGACTCCGACCTGATCCTGCACGTGGTGGACGGTTCGCACCCGACCCCGGAGGAGCAGCTGGCCGCCGTGCGCGAGGTGATCAGGGACGTCGGCGCCACCGGCGTACCCGAGATCGTCGTGATCAACAAGGCCGACGCGGCGGACCCGCTGACGCTCCAGCGGCTGCTGCGGGTCGAGAAGCGTTCCATCGCGGTCTCCGCCCGCACCGGCCAGGGCATCAAGGAGCTGCTGGCACTGATCGACGCCGAGCTGCCGCGCCCCGCGGTCGAGATCGAGGCGCTGGTGCCGTACACCCACGGCAAGCTGGTTGCCCGCGCCCACGACGAGGGCGAGGTGATCTCCGAGGAGCACACCGCGGAGGGCACCCTGCTCAAGGTCCGGGTGCACGAGGAACTGGCGGCGGAGCTGTCGCCGTACGCTCCGGCTCCGGCGCTCTGA
- a CDS encoding toxin, with product MSTRAMKALLADLGRQASGIIQRPADPSTVMHGFCQAMSVRRDRPIQLAFRAFPDDIPVSGMRLDCGDRSIIVVEERAVPEAQLVILGHELWHEEQGECGNHVPGLPAARALTSHQPPDVLRRAAEEILAAQEVPRQALLTIAGRAVSDDDHEADAETFGLLFGREVRAWMTGPHARGPVSPATVEGRINLSLSPRGGQILG from the coding sequence GTGAGCACGAGAGCGATGAAGGCGCTCCTTGCCGACCTCGGCAGGCAGGCGTCCGGGATCATCCAGCGTCCCGCCGACCCCTCCACGGTCATGCACGGCTTCTGCCAGGCGATGAGCGTCCGCCGCGACCGGCCCATCCAACTGGCTTTCCGCGCCTTCCCCGACGACATCCCGGTCTCGGGCATGCGCCTGGACTGCGGCGACCGCTCCATCATCGTCGTCGAGGAACGCGCCGTCCCCGAAGCACAGCTCGTCATCCTCGGCCACGAGTTATGGCACGAGGAGCAGGGGGAGTGCGGCAACCACGTTCCCGGCCTGCCCGCCGCCCGGGCCCTCACCTCCCACCAGCCGCCCGACGTCCTGCGGCGAGCCGCCGAGGAGATCCTCGCCGCCCAGGAAGTGCCGCGTCAGGCACTGCTCACCATCGCCGGCCGCGCCGTGTCCGACGACGATCACGAGGCGGACGCCGAGACGTTCGGCCTGCTCTTCGGCCGCGAGGTCCGTGCCTGGATGACCGGTCCGCACGCCCGGGGCCCGGTCAGCCCCGCGACGGTGGAAGGCCGTATCAACCTCTCCCTCAGCCCAAGGGGCGGACAGATACTCGGATGA
- a CDS encoding MAB_1171c family putative transporter translates to MNLADLHLLYALPTALLLAGLAAKFPTFLRSWRDPDARGTWVVLLWALCVFVSVTPASIHEINTVTGVPNIAAPWSYSLLTGFSGACLAMIITWRDEPSPRRRRRVRAVWVIHAGTITALWVTFLLADVPEERIYDLDTYYATTPWMREHILLYLLAFLISTLVAASMIRSWIPQVSARWLRAGLRFLQTGYAFGVLYAVAKLTAMGARWAGTDWDGLSTYAAPPCAIFGATLMAIGFLLPVIGPFLQTWPREQLAHWRLRPLARVIDAVVPATARARVSRFAPLDLRLLQRQQHIHDGLLRLAPHFDHDLHRLAYRAASAAHDDAKARGLAGAVALQAALDSYSSGIRRETSGQPSHIGSDVTDHLEAISRGLTRPRVLADLRRRALTAGPSVHESPGNGASAPGASASGIAAPGIAPSEASAAGASAAPGTAGSAPPGTAPLGTEPLGSSSPGTQPLTAGGRRAPGPHSSHHPPAGGRTESMNADD, encoded by the coding sequence ATGAACCTCGCCGATCTGCACCTGCTCTACGCCCTCCCCACCGCCTTGCTGCTGGCCGGGCTGGCCGCCAAGTTCCCCACGTTCCTGAGGTCCTGGCGCGACCCCGACGCGCGGGGGACGTGGGTGGTGCTGCTGTGGGCCCTGTGCGTCTTCGTCTCCGTGACGCCCGCGTCCATCCACGAGATCAACACGGTGACGGGCGTACCGAACATCGCCGCGCCGTGGAGCTACTCGCTGCTCACCGGCTTCTCCGGGGCCTGCCTCGCCATGATCATCACGTGGCGGGACGAGCCGTCGCCCCGGCGCCGCCGCCGCGTCCGCGCCGTCTGGGTGATCCACGCCGGCACCATCACCGCCCTGTGGGTCACCTTCCTCCTGGCCGACGTGCCCGAGGAACGCATCTACGACCTCGACACCTACTACGCCACCACACCGTGGATGCGCGAGCACATCCTGCTCTACCTCCTCGCCTTCCTCATCTCCACCCTCGTCGCCGCCTCCATGATCAGGTCCTGGATCCCGCAGGTCAGCGCCCGCTGGCTGCGGGCGGGCCTGCGCTTCCTCCAGACCGGATACGCCTTCGGTGTCCTCTACGCCGTGGCGAAGCTGACCGCGATGGGAGCACGCTGGGCGGGAACCGACTGGGACGGTCTGAGCACCTACGCCGCCCCGCCCTGTGCCATCTTCGGCGCCACGCTCATGGCCATCGGCTTCCTCCTCCCCGTCATCGGGCCCTTCCTGCAGACGTGGCCGCGGGAACAACTCGCCCACTGGCGGCTGCGCCCCCTCGCGCGGGTCATCGACGCCGTGGTCCCGGCGACCGCCCGGGCCCGCGTCAGCAGATTCGCCCCGCTCGACCTGCGTCTGCTCCAGCGGCAGCAGCACATCCACGACGGCCTGCTGCGCCTGGCTCCCCACTTCGACCACGACCTCCACCGGCTGGCCTACCGGGCGGCGTCCGCCGCGCACGACGACGCGAAGGCCCGCGGCCTCGCCGGCGCCGTGGCGCTCCAGGCGGCGCTCGACTCCTACAGCAGCGGCATCCGGCGTGAGACGAGCGGACAGCCCTCCCACATCGGCAGCGACGTCACCGACCACCTGGAGGCCATCTCCCGCGGCCTCACCCGCCCCCGCGTCCTGGCGGACCTCCGCAGACGAGCGCTGACGGCCGGGCCATCGGTGCACGAGTCTCCGGGGAATGGGGCTTCGGCGCCTGGGGCTTCGGCATCTGGGATTGCGGCGCCGGGGATTGCGCCCTCTGAGGCTTCGGCAGCTGGGGCTTCGGCCGCCCCTGGGACTGCGGGGAGCGCGCCGCCGGGGACCGCGCCACTCGGAACCGAGCCTCTGGGGAGCAGCTCTCCGGGGACCCAGCCTCTGACGGCCGGCGGCCGCCGCGCTCCAGGCCCGCACAGTAGTCACCATCCGCCTGCGGGTGGCCGTACAGAAAGCATGAACGCAGATGACTGA
- a CDS encoding FAD-dependent monooxygenase, with protein MTERSATRRPTAVVLGAGAAGLFAAAALAESADVTVVERDTLPASPEPRRGVPQSRHAHLIWSGGVRAFEDLLPGVVDEVVADGARLVHIMGDMVSRAPNEVWFRRFTATHHRNLVCSRPLLDARLTTRVLSDDRISLLPEATALGLLGDATRVTGVRVQVDGEERSLSADLVVDATGRGSRTPRWLTALGLPPVTEREVNAGVAYATRLYRAPGSTADVSFPLVNVQANPAKAPGRGGIILPIENGRWIVTLSGSRGGEPTGDPDAFIDFALGLGDPVIGELLKNAEPIGGVATTRSTANHRRYYEKTARWPDGFTVLGDAIAGYNPVYGHGLTVAAQCALAVRDVLRTTDLTAPGTARRLQRAVARPVAAAWDLAVGQDAFYPGATDTAPTPVERLLARYVDRCVETGANNPRAMAALLDVMSLEKPATRLFSPDMLLPMLLGPRKSFLQGPPLTEREREAALG; from the coding sequence ATGACTGAAAGATCCGCCACCCGCCGGCCCACCGCGGTCGTTCTCGGGGCCGGCGCCGCCGGACTCTTCGCCGCGGCGGCACTCGCCGAGTCCGCCGACGTCACCGTCGTCGAACGCGACACCCTCCCGGCCTCGCCCGAGCCCCGCCGTGGCGTCCCTCAGTCCCGCCACGCCCACCTGATCTGGAGCGGAGGCGTCCGCGCCTTCGAGGACCTGCTTCCCGGCGTCGTCGACGAGGTCGTGGCCGACGGAGCCCGACTGGTGCACATCATGGGCGACATGGTGTCCCGGGCCCCCAACGAGGTCTGGTTCCGGCGGTTCACCGCCACCCATCACCGCAACCTCGTCTGCTCCCGCCCGCTCCTCGACGCGCGGCTCACCACCCGCGTCCTGAGCGACGACCGGATCAGCCTCCTTCCCGAGGCCACCGCCCTCGGACTGCTCGGCGACGCCACCCGCGTGACCGGCGTCCGCGTCCAGGTCGACGGCGAAGAGCGCTCCCTCTCCGCCGACCTCGTCGTGGACGCCACCGGCCGCGGCTCCCGAACCCCCCGCTGGCTCACCGCGCTCGGACTCCCGCCGGTCACCGAACGCGAGGTCAACGCCGGCGTCGCCTACGCCACCCGCCTGTACCGCGCACCCGGATCCACCGCCGATGTCTCCTTCCCGCTCGTCAACGTGCAGGCCAACCCGGCGAAGGCACCTGGCCGGGGCGGCATCATCCTGCCCATCGAGAACGGCCGGTGGATCGTCACCCTCTCCGGCAGCCGCGGCGGCGAACCCACCGGCGACCCGGACGCCTTCATCGACTTCGCCCTCGGCCTGGGCGACCCCGTCATCGGCGAACTCCTCAAGAACGCCGAGCCGATAGGCGGAGTCGCCACCACCCGCAGCACCGCCAACCACCGCCGCTACTACGAGAAGACGGCCCGCTGGCCCGATGGCTTCACCGTCCTCGGCGACGCCATCGCCGGCTACAACCCGGTTTACGGCCACGGCCTCACGGTCGCCGCGCAGTGCGCCCTCGCCGTGCGCGACGTCCTGCGCACCACCGACCTCACCGCTCCGGGGACAGCCCGCCGGCTCCAGCGCGCCGTCGCCCGCCCCGTGGCCGCGGCCTGGGACCTCGCGGTGGGCCAGGACGCCTTCTACCCCGGCGCCACCGACACCGCCCCCACCCCCGTCGAACGGCTCCTCGCCCGCTACGTCGACCGCTGCGTGGAAACCGGGGCGAACAACCCCCGCGCCATGGCCGCCCTGCTGGACGTGATGAGCCTGGAGAAGCCCGCCACCCGCCTGTTCTCGCCCGACATGCTCCTCCCCATGCTCCTCGGCCCCAGGAAGTCCTTCCTCCAGGGTCCGCCCCTGACCGAACGGGAACGAGAAGCGGCTCTCGGCTGA
- a CDS encoding aminotransferase class III-fold pyridoxal phosphate-dependent enzyme — MAVTEEILRRPPAREPAARTYPQALPVVPVRARGLTVEGADGRRYLDCLSGAGTLALGHNHPVVLDAIRKVLDSGAPLNVPDLTTPVEETFVTELLRTLPPGLRDRARVRFCGPAATDAVAAARALVRAATGRTAMLGLTGSGHSVSADAVNASDSTQLTGLTAPSGRPLPFPPEYRSPSGVAGPYGAELAARWAQAALDDGGTDAQSSVPITVAGPGQPPSPEPSADAGNPTPPAGVILEPVQDEGGVIPAPDAWMRRMRHITAARSIPLIVDESQTGVGRTGAFWAVEHSGVTPDVMIVSRAIGGSLPLAVVVHRDDLLGAGEPTSPTGPYRGNQLAMAAGAATLAHVRHHRLAERSAELGSRLLRQLRSLADDFTCVGAVRGRGLMIGVELVDPEARSDQGPDGAGHGPTVRPPHPSAPRLATAVQRECLRRGLIVGVGGGHPGVVRLLPPLTITDEQADAVLDRLADALTAVARHDRFGHLTDPAQ; from the coding sequence GTGGCCGTGACAGAGGAGATCCTGCGACGCCCGCCGGCGCGAGAACCGGCGGCACGCACCTATCCGCAGGCCCTGCCCGTCGTCCCGGTGCGGGCACGGGGACTGACCGTCGAAGGCGCCGACGGCCGCCGCTACCTGGACTGCCTCTCCGGCGCGGGCACCCTCGCCCTCGGCCACAACCACCCCGTCGTACTCGACGCGATCCGCAAGGTCCTCGACTCCGGCGCACCACTGAACGTGCCCGACCTCACCACCCCCGTCGAGGAAACCTTCGTCACGGAGCTGCTGCGCACCCTTCCGCCCGGACTGCGCGACCGGGCCCGCGTACGGTTCTGCGGACCCGCAGCCACCGACGCGGTGGCCGCCGCCCGCGCCCTGGTGCGAGCGGCTACCGGCCGCACCGCGATGCTCGGTCTCACCGGAAGCGGCCACAGCGTCAGCGCGGATGCCGTGAACGCCTCCGACTCGACGCAGCTCACCGGCCTGACCGCCCCGTCGGGCCGTCCACTGCCCTTCCCACCGGAATACCGAAGCCCTTCCGGCGTGGCCGGCCCGTACGGCGCCGAACTCGCGGCCCGGTGGGCCCAGGCCGCGCTGGACGACGGCGGTACGGACGCGCAGTCGTCGGTACCGATCACGGTGGCGGGACCCGGGCAGCCGCCCTCGCCTGAGCCGAGTGCGGACGCCGGTAACCCCACCCCACCGGCCGGAGTCATCCTCGAACCCGTCCAGGACGAGGGAGGGGTGATCCCCGCACCGGACGCGTGGATGCGCCGGATGCGGCACATCACGGCCGCCCGGTCCATCCCGCTGATCGTCGACGAGTCGCAGACCGGCGTGGGCAGAACCGGTGCCTTCTGGGCCGTCGAACACAGCGGGGTGACGCCCGACGTCATGATCGTGTCCAGGGCCATCGGCGGCAGCCTCCCCCTGGCCGTCGTCGTCCACCGCGACGACCTGCTCGGTGCGGGCGAACCCACCTCTCCCACCGGCCCCTACCGGGGCAACCAACTGGCCATGGCCGCCGGTGCCGCGACCCTCGCCCACGTACGGCATCACCGTCTCGCCGAACGGTCGGCCGAGCTCGGCTCCCGGCTCCTCCGTCAACTGCGCTCGCTGGCCGACGACTTCACCTGCGTCGGAGCGGTACGCGGCCGCGGCCTCATGATCGGCGTGGAACTCGTGGACCCCGAGGCGCGCTCCGACCAGGGACCGGACGGGGCAGGCCACGGGCCCACCGTCCGGCCGCCTCACCCGTCCGCACCCCGACTCGCCACGGCCGTGCAGCGTGAGTGCCTGCGGCGAGGACTGATCGTCGGCGTCGGCGGTGGCCACCCCGGTGTCGTACGGCTGCTGCCGCCGCTGACGATCACCGACGAACAGGCCGACGCCGTACTGGACCGACTCGCCGACGCGCTCACGGCGGTGGCCCGCCACGACCGCTTCGGCCACCTCACGGATCCGGCGCAGTAA
- a CDS encoding IucA/IucC family protein, protein MPKAQLPPEPDAARDLLQHPDPWVAAESAAAENLLRCWVREAGIPVPTHGTLRIPLPASGTALLAPVHYRSATGWHRFGLPHLAGAPHPSAPADAVTVAALLARETSGKARTTTTAAPTATPAAAPTATAPPAAEPPAAVPRARTAEPNDSFTGTATSPGPALVAHDPLLVAHHPDPTAHGPDLVARVADSVRRIATFLRDRRDTPGHATDLFLTAEQSLLFGHPLHPTPKSREGITAVESRHYSPELRGSFPLHWLAVAASLLATDSAWTERGRLVSAPRLTHLLAGPELPLPEGHAALPLHPWQFREIRHNPEVAALMDAGLLRDLGAHGLPWHPTSSVRTVYRSGAPAMLKLSLGLCITNSRRENLRKELHRGVEVHRLLRTGLIRQWRTAHPTFDIVRDPAWLAVDGPDGNPVAGLDVLIRHNPFTASDDVACVASVVAPRAPMRPDRPASSRPTASLPTASLPTAFRPAASRLHEVITGLTERTGRPRAAVAAEWFLRYLEHVVRPVLWLDGEAGIALEAHQQNTLLLLDSHGWPAGGRYRDNQGYYFRESRRAELDARLPGIGEHSDTFVSDEVTDERFAYYLAINNVFGLIGAFGSQRLVDETLLLAAFRRFLTGAACGPRRLRSPLPARLLDSPVLRCKANLLTRLHGLDELVGPVDTQSVYVTIANPLHV, encoded by the coding sequence CTGCCCAAGGCTCAGCTCCCACCCGAGCCGGACGCCGCCCGCGACCTCCTCCAGCACCCCGACCCCTGGGTCGCGGCCGAGTCCGCCGCAGCCGAGAACCTGCTGCGCTGCTGGGTCCGCGAGGCCGGCATCCCCGTCCCCACCCACGGCACACTCCGCATCCCCCTCCCCGCCAGCGGCACCGCCCTCCTCGCCCCGGTCCACTACAGGTCCGCCACCGGCTGGCACCGCTTCGGACTCCCGCATCTGGCCGGCGCCCCGCATCCCTCCGCACCGGCCGACGCGGTCACCGTCGCCGCCCTGCTCGCCCGAGAGACATCGGGCAAAGCCCGCACCACTACCACCGCCGCACCGACCGCCACCCCTGCTGCCGCACCGACCGCCACCGCACCCCCTGCCGCCGAACCGCCCGCCGCCGTCCCCAGGGCCAGGACGGCCGAGCCGAACGACTCATTCACCGGCACCGCCACCAGCCCTGGTCCAGCCCTGGTGGCCCACGATCCGCTTCTGGTCGCCCACCACCCGGACCCCACCGCCCACGGCCCCGACCTCGTCGCCCGCGTCGCCGACTCCGTCCGCCGGATCGCCACCTTCCTCCGCGACCGCCGCGACACCCCCGGCCACGCCACCGACCTCTTCCTCACCGCCGAACAATCGCTGCTCTTCGGCCACCCTCTCCACCCCACCCCCAAGAGCCGCGAGGGCATCACCGCCGTCGAGTCACGGCACTACTCACCCGAACTGCGCGGCTCCTTCCCGCTCCACTGGCTGGCCGTCGCTGCCTCCCTCCTCGCCACCGACTCCGCCTGGACCGAACGTGGCCGGCTCGTCTCGGCGCCACGCCTCACCCACCTCCTTGCCGGACCCGAACTCCCGCTTCCGGAGGGCCATGCCGCACTTCCCCTCCACCCGTGGCAGTTCCGCGAGATCCGGCACAACCCCGAGGTCGCGGCTCTCATGGACGCGGGACTGCTGCGAGACCTCGGCGCCCATGGCCTCCCTTGGCACCCCACCTCCTCCGTGCGCACGGTGTACCGGTCCGGCGCCCCGGCCATGCTCAAACTCTCCCTGGGCCTGTGCATCACCAACTCCCGTCGGGAAAACCTCCGCAAGGAACTCCACCGGGGCGTGGAGGTCCACCGTCTGCTCCGCACCGGTCTGATCCGGCAGTGGCGCACCGCCCATCCGACGTTCGACATCGTCCGCGACCCCGCCTGGCTCGCCGTCGACGGGCCGGACGGCAACCCGGTCGCCGGATTGGACGTGCTGATCCGGCACAATCCGTTCACTGCGTCCGACGACGTCGCGTGCGTTGCCTCAGTCGTGGCACCCCGCGCACCGATGCGACCCGACCGGCCGGCGTCGTCCCGGCCCACAGCCTCCCTCCCCACAGCCTCCCTCCCCACAGCGTTCCGGCCGGCAGCGTCGCGGCTCCACGAGGTGATCACCGGTCTCACCGAACGGACCGGCCGACCACGCGCAGCCGTCGCCGCCGAGTGGTTCCTGCGCTACCTCGAACACGTCGTCCGACCCGTGCTGTGGCTGGACGGCGAGGCGGGCATCGCCCTGGAGGCCCACCAGCAGAACACCCTGCTCCTGCTGGACTCCCACGGGTGGCCCGCCGGCGGCCGCTACCGTGACAACCAGGGCTACTACTTCCGCGAGTCCCGTAGAGCGGAACTCGACGCCCGGCTGCCCGGTATCGGAGAGCACAGCGACACCTTCGTCTCCGACGAGGTCACGGACGAGCGCTTCGCCTACTACCTGGCGATCAACAACGTGTTCGGTCTCATCGGAGCCTTCGGATCCCAACGCCTCGTCGACGAGACGTTGCTGCTCGCCGCCTTCCGCCGCTTCCTCACCGGCGCCGCCTGCGGTCCCCGCCGGCTGCGCAGCCCCCTGCCGGCCCGGCTGCTCGACTCACCCGTCCTGCGGTGCAAGGCCAACCTCCTCACCCGGCTGCACGGTCTCGACGAGCTCGTCGGGCCCGTGGACACCCAGTCCGTCTACGTCACCATCGCCAACCCCCTCCATGTGTGA